One Myotis daubentonii chromosome 3, mMyoDau2.1, whole genome shotgun sequence genomic window carries:
- the TNK2 gene encoding activated CDC42 kinase 1 isoform X3: protein MPAARRFPGLELSFPLLARLRRRLYTRLGSSSMQPEEGTGWLLELLSEVQLQQYFLRLRDDLNVTRLSHFEYVKNEDLEKIGMGRPGQRRLWEAVKRRKAMCKRKSWMSKVFSGKRLEAEFPPHHSQSAFPKTSPTPGGPAGEGPLQSLTCLIGEKDLRLFEKLGDGSFGVVRRGEWDAPSGKTVSVAVKCLKPDVLSQPEAMDDFIREVNAMHSLDHRNLIRLYGVVLTPPMKMVTELAPLGSLLDRLRKHQGHFLLGTLSRYAVQVAEGMGYLESKRFIHRDLAARNLLLATRDLVKIGDFGLMRALPQNDDHYVMQEHRKVPFAWCAPESLKTRTFSHASDTWMFGVTLWEMFTYGQEPWIGLNGSQILHKIDKEGERLPRPEDCPQDIYNVMVQCWAHKPEDRPTFVALRDFLLEAQPTDMRALQDFEEPDKLHIQMNDVITVIEGRAENYWWRGQNTRTLCVGPFPRNVVTSVAGLSAQDISQPLQNSFIHTGHGDSDPRHCWGFPDKIDELYLGNPMDPPDLLSVELSTSRPTQHLGRVKKPTYDPVSEDQDPLSSDFKRLGVRKPGLPRGLWLTKPSARVSGTKTGRGGGSSGAEVTLIDFGEEPVVPSPRPCTPSLAQLAMDACSLLDKTPPQSPTRALPRPLHPTPVVDWDARPLPPPPAYDDVAQDEDDFEVCSINSTLVGAGVSPGPSQGETNYGFVPEQARLLAPLEDNLFLPPQGGSKPPTSAQTAEIFQALQQECMLRLQVPASSLVLSPSPVGEDKPQVPPRVPIPPRPTRPRGELSPAPSGEEETGRWPGPASPPRVPPREPLSPQSSRTPSPLVPRGSSPLPPRLSSSPGKTMPTTQSFASDPKYATPQVIQAPGPRAGPCILPIVRDGKKVSNTHYYLLPERPPYLERYQRFLREAQSPEEPAPLPVPLLPPPSTPAPAAPTATVRPMPQAAPDPKANFSTNNSNPGVRPPALRATAWLSQRGCPGDGPEAVRPTDKIQMLQAMVHGVTTEECQAALQSHSWNVQRAAQYLKVEQLFGLGLRPRGECHKVLEMFDWNLEQAGCHLLGSCGPAHHKR, encoded by the exons ATGCCAGCAGCTCGTCGGTTCCCTGGCCTAgagctctcctttcctctcctggcCAGATTGCGGCGAAGACTATACACA AGGCTGGGgagcagcagcatgcagccagaaGAGGGTACGGGCTGGCTGCTGGAGCTGCTGTCCGAGGTGCAGCTGCAACAGTACTTCCTGCGGCTCCGCGACGACCTCAATGTCACCCGCCTGTCCCACTTCGAGTATGTCAAGAATGAGGACCTGGAGAAGATTGGCATGGGCCGTCCTG GCCAGCGGCGGCTGTGGGAGGCTGTGAAGAGGAGAAAGGCCATGTGCAAGCGCAAGTCCTGGATGAGCAAG GTGTTCAGTGGAAAGCGGCTGGAGGCTGAGTTCCCCCCTCATCACTCTCAGAGCGCCTTCCCGAAGACCTCGCCCACCCCTGGTGGCCCCGCAGGGGAGGGGCCCCTGCAGAGCCTCACCTGCCTCATTGGGGAGAAGGACCTGCGTCTCTTCGAGAAGCTCGGAGACGGCTCCTTTGGCGTGGTGCGCAGGGGCGAGTGGGACGCCCCCTCGGGGAAGACG GTGAGTGTGGCTGTGAAGTGCCTGAAGCCTGATGTGCTGAGCCAGCCAGAGGCCATGGACGACTTCATCCGGGAAGTCAACGCCATGCATTCGCTTGACCACCGAAACCTCATTCGCCTCTATGGTGTGGTGCTCACGCCACCCATGAAGATG gtgACGGAGCTGGCGCCTCTGGGGTCGTTGCTGGACCGGCTTCGCAAGCACCAGGGCCACTTCCTTCTGGGCACTCTGAGCCGCTATGCTGTGCAGGTGGCCGAGGGCATGGGCTACCTGGAGTCCAAGCGCTTTATTCACCGTGACCTGGCTGCCCGCAACCTGCTGCTGGCCACACGCGACCTGGTCAAGATCGGGGACTTCGGGCTGATGCGAGCACTCCCCCAGAATGACGACCACTACGTCATGCAGGAGCATCGCAAAGTGCCCTTTGCCTG GTGTGCCCCTGAGAGCCTGAAGACACGCACCTTCTCCCATGCCAGCGACACCTGGATGTTTGGGGTAACGTTGTGGGAGATGTTCACCTATGGCCAGGAGCCCTGGATTGGCCTTAATGGCAgtcag ATCCTGCATAAGATTGACAAGGAAGGGGAGCGTCTTCCCCGGCCCGAGGACTGCCCCCAAGACATCTACAACGTCATGGTCCAGTGCTGGGCTCACAAGCCAGAGGACAGACCCACCTTTGTGGCCCTGAGGGACTTCCTGCTGGAG GCCCAGCCCACTGACATGCGGGCCCTCCAGGACTTTGAGGAACCGGACAAGCTGCACATCCAGATGAATGATGTCATCACCGTCATCGAGGGGAG GGCTGAGAACTACTGGTGGCGCGGGCAGAACACACGGACGCTGTGCGTGGGGCCCTTCCCCCGAAACGTGGTGACCTCTGTGGCCGGCCTGTCAGCCCAGGACATCAGCCAGCCCCTGCAGAACAGCTTCATTCACACGGGCCATGGCGACAGCGACCCCCGCCACTGCTGGGGCTTCCCCGACAAGATCGATGA ACTGTATCTGGGAAACCCTATGGACCCTCCCGACCTGCTGAGCGTGGAACTGAGCACCTCCCGCCCCACCCAGCACCTGGGAAGGGTGAAAA AACCAACCTATGACCCCGTGAGCGAGGACCAAGACCCCTTGTCCAGCGACTTCAAGAGGCTGGGTGTGAGGAAGCCGGGCTTGCCCCGGGGGCTGTGGCTGACAAAGCCCTCGGCCCGGGTGTCCGGCACCAAGACCGgccgcggcggcggcagcagcggcgcTGAGGTCACGCTCATTGACTTCGGCGAGGAGCCGGTGGTCCCGTCCCCGCGGCCCTGCACGCCCTCGCTGGCGCAGCTGGCCATGGATGCCTGCTCCTTGTTGGACAAGACCCCACCGCAGAGCCCCACGCGggccctgccccggcccctgcaccccacacctgtggTGGACTGGGACGCACGCCCGCTGCCGCCGCCCCCCGCCTACGATGACGTGGCCCAAGACGAGGATGACTTTGAAGTCTGCTCCATCAACAGCACCCTGGTGGGCGCCGGGGTctctcctgggcccagccagggtgAGACGAATTACGGCTTCGTGCCCGAGCAGGCGCGGCTCCTCGCTCCCCTGGAGGACAACCTgttcctcccaccccagggcGGCAGCAAGCCGCCCACCTCGGCCCAGACCGCAGAGATCTTCCAGGCTCTGCAGCAGGAGTGCATGCTGAGGCTGCAGGTCCCCGCCAGCTCGCTGGTCCTCTCACCCAGCCCCGTGGGCGAGGACAAGCCCCAGGTGCCCCCCCGGGTGCCTATCCCCCCGAGGCCCACGCGCCCACGTGGTGAGCTGTCTCCAGCCCCGTCGGGCGAGGAGGAGACGGGGCGGTGGCCTggacctgcctcccctccccgggTGCCTCCCCGGGAGCCCCTGTCCCCTCAAAGCTCAAGGACCCCCAGTCCCCTCGTGCCACGGGGCAGCTCCCCGCTGCCACCCCGGCTCTCGAGTTCACCTGGGAAGACCATGCCCACCACCCAGAGCTTTGCCTCAGACCCCAAGTACGCCACACCCCAGGTGATCCAGGCACCTGGCCCCCGGGCTGGTCCCTGCATCCTGCCCATCGTCCGCGACGGCAAGAAGGTCAGCAATACCCACTACTACCTGCTGCCTGAGCGCCCGCCCTACCTGGAGCGCTACCAGCGCTTCCTGCGTGAGGCACAGAGCCCCGAAGAACCCGCCCCCTTGCCTGTGCCCTTgctgcccccacccagcactCCAGCCCCTGCCGCCCCCACTGCCACTGTTCGGCCCATGCCCCAGGCTGCCCCAGACCCCAAGGCCAACTTCTCCACCAACAACAGCAATCCAGGGGTCCGGCCGCCAGCCCTGAGGGCCACCGCTTGGCTGTCACAGAGGGGCTGCCCAGGGGACGGGCCAGAGGCTGTACGGCCAACAGATAAGATCCAGATG CTGCAGGCCATGGTGCATGGGGTGACCACAGAGGAGTGCCAGGCGGCCCTGCAGAGCCACAGCTGGAACGTGCAAAGGGCTGCCCAGTATCTGAAG GTGGAGCAGCTTTTCGGGTTGGGTCTGCGGCCGCGAGGCGAGTGCCACAAAGTGCTGGAGATGTTCGACTGGAACCTAGAGCAAGCCGGCTGCCACCTTCTGGGCTCCTGTGGCCCTGCCCACCACAA GCGCTGA
- the TNK2 gene encoding activated CDC42 kinase 1 isoform X4, protein MPAARRFPGLELSFPLLARLRRRLYTRLGSSSMQPEEGTGWLLELLSEVQLQQYFLRLRDDLNVTRLSHFEYVKNEDLEKIGMGRPGQRRLWEAVKRRKAMCKRKSWMSKVFSGKRLEAEFPPHHSQSAFPKTSPTPGGPAGEGPLQSLTCLIGEKDLRLFEKLGDGSFGVVRRGEWDAPSGKTVSVAVKCLKPDVLSQPEAMDDFIREVNAMHSLDHRNLIRLYGVVLTPPMKMVTELAPLGSLLDRLRKHQGHFLLGTLSRYAVQVAEGMGYLESKRFIHRDLAARNLLLATRDLVKIGDFGLMRALPQNDDHYVMQEHRKVPFAWCAPESLKTRTFSHASDTWMFGVTLWEMFTYGQEPWIGLNGSQILHKIDKEGERLPRPEDCPQDIYNVMVQCWAHKPEDRPTFVALRDFLLEAQPTDMRALQDFEEPDKLHIQMNDVITVIEGRAENYWWRGQNTRTLCVGPFPRNVVTSVAGLSAQDISQPLQNSFIHTGHGDSDPRHCWGFPDKIDELYLGNPMDPPDLLSVELSTSRPTQHLGRVKKPTYDPVSEDQDPLSSDFKRLGVRKPGLPRGLWLTKPSARVSGTKTGRGGGSSGAEVTLIDFGEEPVVPSPRPCTPSLAQLAMDACSLLDKTPPQSPTRALPRPLHPTPVVDWDARPLPPPPAYDDVAQDEDDFEVCSINSTLVGAGVSPGPSQGETNYGFVPEQARLLAPLEDNLFLPPQGGSKPPTSAQTAEIFQALQQECMLRLQVPASSLVLSPSPVGEDKPQVPPRVPIPPRPTRPRGELSPAPSGEEETGRWPGPASPPRVPPREPLSPQSSRTPSPLVPRGSSPLPPRLSSSPGKTMPTTQSFASDPKYATPQVIQAPGPRAGPCILPIVRDGKKVSNTHYYLLPERPPYLERYQRFLREAQSPEEPAPLPVPLLPPPSTPAPAAPTATVRPMPQAAPDPKANFSTNNSNPGVRPPALRATAWLSQRGCPGDGPEAVRPTDKIQMLQAMVHGVTTEECQAALQSHSWNVQRAAQYLKVEQLFGLGLRPRGECHKVLEMFDWNLEQAGCHLLGSCGPAHHK, encoded by the exons ATGCCAGCAGCTCGTCGGTTCCCTGGCCTAgagctctcctttcctctcctggcCAGATTGCGGCGAAGACTATACACA AGGCTGGGgagcagcagcatgcagccagaaGAGGGTACGGGCTGGCTGCTGGAGCTGCTGTCCGAGGTGCAGCTGCAACAGTACTTCCTGCGGCTCCGCGACGACCTCAATGTCACCCGCCTGTCCCACTTCGAGTATGTCAAGAATGAGGACCTGGAGAAGATTGGCATGGGCCGTCCTG GCCAGCGGCGGCTGTGGGAGGCTGTGAAGAGGAGAAAGGCCATGTGCAAGCGCAAGTCCTGGATGAGCAAG GTGTTCAGTGGAAAGCGGCTGGAGGCTGAGTTCCCCCCTCATCACTCTCAGAGCGCCTTCCCGAAGACCTCGCCCACCCCTGGTGGCCCCGCAGGGGAGGGGCCCCTGCAGAGCCTCACCTGCCTCATTGGGGAGAAGGACCTGCGTCTCTTCGAGAAGCTCGGAGACGGCTCCTTTGGCGTGGTGCGCAGGGGCGAGTGGGACGCCCCCTCGGGGAAGACG GTGAGTGTGGCTGTGAAGTGCCTGAAGCCTGATGTGCTGAGCCAGCCAGAGGCCATGGACGACTTCATCCGGGAAGTCAACGCCATGCATTCGCTTGACCACCGAAACCTCATTCGCCTCTATGGTGTGGTGCTCACGCCACCCATGAAGATG gtgACGGAGCTGGCGCCTCTGGGGTCGTTGCTGGACCGGCTTCGCAAGCACCAGGGCCACTTCCTTCTGGGCACTCTGAGCCGCTATGCTGTGCAGGTGGCCGAGGGCATGGGCTACCTGGAGTCCAAGCGCTTTATTCACCGTGACCTGGCTGCCCGCAACCTGCTGCTGGCCACACGCGACCTGGTCAAGATCGGGGACTTCGGGCTGATGCGAGCACTCCCCCAGAATGACGACCACTACGTCATGCAGGAGCATCGCAAAGTGCCCTTTGCCTG GTGTGCCCCTGAGAGCCTGAAGACACGCACCTTCTCCCATGCCAGCGACACCTGGATGTTTGGGGTAACGTTGTGGGAGATGTTCACCTATGGCCAGGAGCCCTGGATTGGCCTTAATGGCAgtcag ATCCTGCATAAGATTGACAAGGAAGGGGAGCGTCTTCCCCGGCCCGAGGACTGCCCCCAAGACATCTACAACGTCATGGTCCAGTGCTGGGCTCACAAGCCAGAGGACAGACCCACCTTTGTGGCCCTGAGGGACTTCCTGCTGGAG GCCCAGCCCACTGACATGCGGGCCCTCCAGGACTTTGAGGAACCGGACAAGCTGCACATCCAGATGAATGATGTCATCACCGTCATCGAGGGGAG GGCTGAGAACTACTGGTGGCGCGGGCAGAACACACGGACGCTGTGCGTGGGGCCCTTCCCCCGAAACGTGGTGACCTCTGTGGCCGGCCTGTCAGCCCAGGACATCAGCCAGCCCCTGCAGAACAGCTTCATTCACACGGGCCATGGCGACAGCGACCCCCGCCACTGCTGGGGCTTCCCCGACAAGATCGATGA ACTGTATCTGGGAAACCCTATGGACCCTCCCGACCTGCTGAGCGTGGAACTGAGCACCTCCCGCCCCACCCAGCACCTGGGAAGGGTGAAAA AACCAACCTATGACCCCGTGAGCGAGGACCAAGACCCCTTGTCCAGCGACTTCAAGAGGCTGGGTGTGAGGAAGCCGGGCTTGCCCCGGGGGCTGTGGCTGACAAAGCCCTCGGCCCGGGTGTCCGGCACCAAGACCGgccgcggcggcggcagcagcggcgcTGAGGTCACGCTCATTGACTTCGGCGAGGAGCCGGTGGTCCCGTCCCCGCGGCCCTGCACGCCCTCGCTGGCGCAGCTGGCCATGGATGCCTGCTCCTTGTTGGACAAGACCCCACCGCAGAGCCCCACGCGggccctgccccggcccctgcaccccacacctgtggTGGACTGGGACGCACGCCCGCTGCCGCCGCCCCCCGCCTACGATGACGTGGCCCAAGACGAGGATGACTTTGAAGTCTGCTCCATCAACAGCACCCTGGTGGGCGCCGGGGTctctcctgggcccagccagggtgAGACGAATTACGGCTTCGTGCCCGAGCAGGCGCGGCTCCTCGCTCCCCTGGAGGACAACCTgttcctcccaccccagggcGGCAGCAAGCCGCCCACCTCGGCCCAGACCGCAGAGATCTTCCAGGCTCTGCAGCAGGAGTGCATGCTGAGGCTGCAGGTCCCCGCCAGCTCGCTGGTCCTCTCACCCAGCCCCGTGGGCGAGGACAAGCCCCAGGTGCCCCCCCGGGTGCCTATCCCCCCGAGGCCCACGCGCCCACGTGGTGAGCTGTCTCCAGCCCCGTCGGGCGAGGAGGAGACGGGGCGGTGGCCTggacctgcctcccctccccgggTGCCTCCCCGGGAGCCCCTGTCCCCTCAAAGCTCAAGGACCCCCAGTCCCCTCGTGCCACGGGGCAGCTCCCCGCTGCCACCCCGGCTCTCGAGTTCACCTGGGAAGACCATGCCCACCACCCAGAGCTTTGCCTCAGACCCCAAGTACGCCACACCCCAGGTGATCCAGGCACCTGGCCCCCGGGCTGGTCCCTGCATCCTGCCCATCGTCCGCGACGGCAAGAAGGTCAGCAATACCCACTACTACCTGCTGCCTGAGCGCCCGCCCTACCTGGAGCGCTACCAGCGCTTCCTGCGTGAGGCACAGAGCCCCGAAGAACCCGCCCCCTTGCCTGTGCCCTTgctgcccccacccagcactCCAGCCCCTGCCGCCCCCACTGCCACTGTTCGGCCCATGCCCCAGGCTGCCCCAGACCCCAAGGCCAACTTCTCCACCAACAACAGCAATCCAGGGGTCCGGCCGCCAGCCCTGAGGGCCACCGCTTGGCTGTCACAGAGGGGCTGCCCAGGGGACGGGCCAGAGGCTGTACGGCCAACAGATAAGATCCAGATG CTGCAGGCCATGGTGCATGGGGTGACCACAGAGGAGTGCCAGGCGGCCCTGCAGAGCCACAGCTGGAACGTGCAAAGGGCTGCCCAGTATCTGAAG GTGGAGCAGCTTTTCGGGTTGGGTCTGCGGCCGCGAGGCGAGTGCCACAAAGTGCTGGAGATGTTCGACTGGAACCTAGAGCAAGCCGGCTGCCACCTTCTGGGCTCCTGTGGCCCTGCCCACCACAAGTGA
- the TNK2 gene encoding activated CDC42 kinase 1 isoform X6, with translation MQPEEGTGWLLELLSEVQLQQYFLRLRDDLNVTRLSHFEYVKNEDLEKIGMGRPGQRRLWEAVKRRKAMCKRKSWMSKVFSGKRLEAEFPPHHSQSAFPKTSPTPGGPAGEGPLQSLTCLIGEKDLRLFEKLGDGSFGVVRRGEWDAPSGKTVSVAVKCLKPDVLSQPEAMDDFIREVNAMHSLDHRNLIRLYGVVLTPPMKMVTELAPLGSLLDRLRKHQGHFLLGTLSRYAVQVAEGMGYLESKRFIHRDLAARNLLLATRDLVKIGDFGLMRALPQNDDHYVMQEHRKVPFAWCAPESLKTRTFSHASDTWMFGVTLWEMFTYGQEPWIGLNGSQILHKIDKEGERLPRPEDCPQDIYNVMVQCWAHKPEDRPTFVALRDFLLEAQPTDMRALQDFEEPDKLHIQMNDVITVIEGRAENYWWRGQNTRTLCVGPFPRNVVTSVAGLSAQDISQPLQNSFIHTGHGDSDPRHCWGFPDKIDELYLGNPMDPPDLLSVELSTSRPTQHLGRVKREPPPRPPQPAIFTKKPTYDPVSEDQDPLSSDFKRLGVRKPGLPRGLWLTKPSARVSGTKTGRGGGSSGAEVTLIDFGEEPVVPSPRPCTPSLAQLAMDACSLLDKTPPQSPTRALPRPLHPTPVVDWDARPLPPPPAYDDVAQDEDDFEVCSINSTLVGAGVSPGPSQGETNYGFVPEQARLLAPLEDNLFLPPQGGSKPPTSAQTAEIFQALQQECMLRLQVPASSLVLSPSPVGEDKPQVPPRVPIPPRPTRPRGELSPAPSGEEETGRWPGPASPPRVPPREPLSPQSSRTPSPLVPRGSSPLPPRLSSSPGKTMPTTQSFASDPKYATPQVIQAPGPRAGPCILPIVRDGKKVSNTHYYLLPERPPYLERYQRFLREAQSPEEPAPLPVPLLPPPSTPAPAAPTATVRPMPQAAPDPKANFSTNNSNPGVRPPALRATAWLSQRGCPGDGPEAVRPTDKIQMLQAMVHGVTTEECQAALQSHSWNVQRAAQYLKVEQLFGLGLRPRGECHKVLEMFDWNLEQAGCHLLGSCGPAHHKR, from the exons atgcagccagaaGAGGGTACGGGCTGGCTGCTGGAGCTGCTGTCCGAGGTGCAGCTGCAACAGTACTTCCTGCGGCTCCGCGACGACCTCAATGTCACCCGCCTGTCCCACTTCGAGTATGTCAAGAATGAGGACCTGGAGAAGATTGGCATGGGCCGTCCTG GCCAGCGGCGGCTGTGGGAGGCTGTGAAGAGGAGAAAGGCCATGTGCAAGCGCAAGTCCTGGATGAGCAAG GTGTTCAGTGGAAAGCGGCTGGAGGCTGAGTTCCCCCCTCATCACTCTCAGAGCGCCTTCCCGAAGACCTCGCCCACCCCTGGTGGCCCCGCAGGGGAGGGGCCCCTGCAGAGCCTCACCTGCCTCATTGGGGAGAAGGACCTGCGTCTCTTCGAGAAGCTCGGAGACGGCTCCTTTGGCGTGGTGCGCAGGGGCGAGTGGGACGCCCCCTCGGGGAAGACG GTGAGTGTGGCTGTGAAGTGCCTGAAGCCTGATGTGCTGAGCCAGCCAGAGGCCATGGACGACTTCATCCGGGAAGTCAACGCCATGCATTCGCTTGACCACCGAAACCTCATTCGCCTCTATGGTGTGGTGCTCACGCCACCCATGAAGATG gtgACGGAGCTGGCGCCTCTGGGGTCGTTGCTGGACCGGCTTCGCAAGCACCAGGGCCACTTCCTTCTGGGCACTCTGAGCCGCTATGCTGTGCAGGTGGCCGAGGGCATGGGCTACCTGGAGTCCAAGCGCTTTATTCACCGTGACCTGGCTGCCCGCAACCTGCTGCTGGCCACACGCGACCTGGTCAAGATCGGGGACTTCGGGCTGATGCGAGCACTCCCCCAGAATGACGACCACTACGTCATGCAGGAGCATCGCAAAGTGCCCTTTGCCTG GTGTGCCCCTGAGAGCCTGAAGACACGCACCTTCTCCCATGCCAGCGACACCTGGATGTTTGGGGTAACGTTGTGGGAGATGTTCACCTATGGCCAGGAGCCCTGGATTGGCCTTAATGGCAgtcag ATCCTGCATAAGATTGACAAGGAAGGGGAGCGTCTTCCCCGGCCCGAGGACTGCCCCCAAGACATCTACAACGTCATGGTCCAGTGCTGGGCTCACAAGCCAGAGGACAGACCCACCTTTGTGGCCCTGAGGGACTTCCTGCTGGAG GCCCAGCCCACTGACATGCGGGCCCTCCAGGACTTTGAGGAACCGGACAAGCTGCACATCCAGATGAATGATGTCATCACCGTCATCGAGGGGAG GGCTGAGAACTACTGGTGGCGCGGGCAGAACACACGGACGCTGTGCGTGGGGCCCTTCCCCCGAAACGTGGTGACCTCTGTGGCCGGCCTGTCAGCCCAGGACATCAGCCAGCCCCTGCAGAACAGCTTCATTCACACGGGCCATGGCGACAGCGACCCCCGCCACTGCTGGGGCTTCCCCGACAAGATCGATGA ACTGTATCTGGGAAACCCTATGGACCCTCCCGACCTGCTGAGCGTGGAACTGAGCACCTCCCGCCCCACCCAGCACCTGGGAAGGGTGAAAA GGGAGCCTCCACCTCGCCCACCTCAGCCTGCCATCTTCACTAAGA AACCAACCTATGACCCCGTGAGCGAGGACCAAGACCCCTTGTCCAGCGACTTCAAGAGGCTGGGTGTGAGGAAGCCGGGCTTGCCCCGGGGGCTGTGGCTGACAAAGCCCTCGGCCCGGGTGTCCGGCACCAAGACCGgccgcggcggcggcagcagcggcgcTGAGGTCACGCTCATTGACTTCGGCGAGGAGCCGGTGGTCCCGTCCCCGCGGCCCTGCACGCCCTCGCTGGCGCAGCTGGCCATGGATGCCTGCTCCTTGTTGGACAAGACCCCACCGCAGAGCCCCACGCGggccctgccccggcccctgcaccccacacctgtggTGGACTGGGACGCACGCCCGCTGCCGCCGCCCCCCGCCTACGATGACGTGGCCCAAGACGAGGATGACTTTGAAGTCTGCTCCATCAACAGCACCCTGGTGGGCGCCGGGGTctctcctgggcccagccagggtgAGACGAATTACGGCTTCGTGCCCGAGCAGGCGCGGCTCCTCGCTCCCCTGGAGGACAACCTgttcctcccaccccagggcGGCAGCAAGCCGCCCACCTCGGCCCAGACCGCAGAGATCTTCCAGGCTCTGCAGCAGGAGTGCATGCTGAGGCTGCAGGTCCCCGCCAGCTCGCTGGTCCTCTCACCCAGCCCCGTGGGCGAGGACAAGCCCCAGGTGCCCCCCCGGGTGCCTATCCCCCCGAGGCCCACGCGCCCACGTGGTGAGCTGTCTCCAGCCCCGTCGGGCGAGGAGGAGACGGGGCGGTGGCCTggacctgcctcccctccccgggTGCCTCCCCGGGAGCCCCTGTCCCCTCAAAGCTCAAGGACCCCCAGTCCCCTCGTGCCACGGGGCAGCTCCCCGCTGCCACCCCGGCTCTCGAGTTCACCTGGGAAGACCATGCCCACCACCCAGAGCTTTGCCTCAGACCCCAAGTACGCCACACCCCAGGTGATCCAGGCACCTGGCCCCCGGGCTGGTCCCTGCATCCTGCCCATCGTCCGCGACGGCAAGAAGGTCAGCAATACCCACTACTACCTGCTGCCTGAGCGCCCGCCCTACCTGGAGCGCTACCAGCGCTTCCTGCGTGAGGCACAGAGCCCCGAAGAACCCGCCCCCTTGCCTGTGCCCTTgctgcccccacccagcactCCAGCCCCTGCCGCCCCCACTGCCACTGTTCGGCCCATGCCCCAGGCTGCCCCAGACCCCAAGGCCAACTTCTCCACCAACAACAGCAATCCAGGGGTCCGGCCGCCAGCCCTGAGGGCCACCGCTTGGCTGTCACAGAGGGGCTGCCCAGGGGACGGGCCAGAGGCTGTACGGCCAACAGATAAGATCCAGATG CTGCAGGCCATGGTGCATGGGGTGACCACAGAGGAGTGCCAGGCGGCCCTGCAGAGCCACAGCTGGAACGTGCAAAGGGCTGCCCAGTATCTGAAG GTGGAGCAGCTTTTCGGGTTGGGTCTGCGGCCGCGAGGCGAGTGCCACAAAGTGCTGGAGATGTTCGACTGGAACCTAGAGCAAGCCGGCTGCCACCTTCTGGGCTCCTGTGGCCCTGCCCACCACAA GCGCTGA